A window of Rhinolophus ferrumequinum isolate MPI-CBG mRhiFer1 chromosome X, mRhiFer1_v1.p, whole genome shotgun sequence contains these coding sequences:
- the PRAF2 gene encoding PRA1 family protein 2, which translates to MSEVRLPPLRALDDFVLGSARLAAPDPCDPQRWCHRVINNLLYYQTNYLVCFGFGLALAGYVRPLHTLLSALVVAVALGVLVWAAETRSAVRRCRRSHPAACLASVLAVGLLVLWAVGGACTFLLSIAGPVLIILVHASLRLRNLKNKLENKIESIGLKRTPMGLLLEALGQEQEAGS; encoded by the exons ATGTCGGAGGTGCGGCTGCCACCGCTACGCGCCCTGGATGACTTTGTTCTGGGGTCGGCCCGGCTGGCGGCCCCGGATCCGTGCGACCCGCAGCGATGGTGCCACCGCGTCATCAACAACCTCCTCTACTACCAAACCAACTACCTTGTCTGCTTCGGTTTTGGTCTCGCTCTGGCcgg GTACGTGCGCCCGCTGCACACCCTCCTAAGCGCGCTGGTAGTGGCGGTGGCCCTCGGGGTGCTGGTGTGGGCAGCTGAGACTCGCTCAGCCGTGCGTCGCTGCCGCCGCAGTCACCCCGCCGCCTGCCTGGCCTCAGTGCTTGCCGTCGGCCTCCTGGTTCTGTGGGCGGTGGGCGGTGCTTGCACCTTCCTGCTCAGCATCGCCGGGCCCGTACTTA TAATCCTGGTGCACGCTTCTCTGCGCCTGCGCAACCTCAAGAACAAGCTCGAGAACAAGATCGAGAGCATTGGTCTCAAGCGGACGCCAATGGGACTGCTACTGGAGGCGCTGGGACAAGAGCAGGAGGCTGGATCCTAG
- the CCDC120 gene encoding coiled-coil domain-containing protein 120, with the protein MEVKGQLISSPTFNASAALFGEAAPQVKSERLRGLLDRQRALQEALRLKLQELRKVCLQEAELTGHLPPECPLEPGERPQLVRRRPPAARAYPPPPPNPAHHSLCPAEELALEALEREVSVQQQIAAAARRLALAPELSAEQRRRRRQVQADALRRLHELEEQLGDVRARLGLPVLPLSTGAVITAQGVCLSTRLTQLSQEDVVLHSESSSLSESGASHENEEPRGCFPLTERPSPPKAWDQLRAVSGGSPERRTPWKPSPSDLYGDLKSRRNSVASPTSPTRSLPRSASSFEGRSVPATPVLTRGAGPQLCKPEGLHSRQWSGSQDSQMGFPRAEPASDRASLFTARTRRSNSSEALLVDRAAGGGAGSPPAPLAPPATGPPVCKSSEVLYERPQPVPAFSSRTAGPPDPPRAARPSSAAPASRGPPRLPPVCGDFLLDYSLDRGLPRGVGGPGWGELLPAAEVPASLSRRDGLLTMLPGPPPVYAADGSSPLLRSKDPHTRATRTKPCGLPLEAAEGPEVHPNPLLWLPPPTRIPTAGERSGHKNLALEGLRDWYIRNSGLGAGPQRRSVLPHMGPQHPPFLHARCYEVGQALYGAPSQAPLPHSRSFTAPPVSGRYYADFLYPPELSARLSDLTLEGEQSSSSDPQTPGTLV; encoded by the exons ATGGAAGTCAAAGGTCAGCTGATCAGCTCTCCCACCTTCAATGCCTCAG CTGCCCTGTTTGGAGAGGCTGCTCCCCAGGTGAAGTCAGAACGTCTGCGGGGGCTGCTTGACCGGCAGCGGGCTCTGCAGGAGGCCCTGAGGCTGAAACTTCAGGAGCTACGCAAAGTGTGTCTCCAGGAGGCG GAGCTGACTGGCCATCTGCCCCCTGAGTGCCCGCTGGAGCCTGGTGAACGACCCCAGTTGGTCCGTCGGCGGCCTCCTGCAGCCCGAGCCTACCCTCCACCGCCCCCGAACCCAGCACACCACTCCTTGTGCCCTGCTGAG GAGCTGGCTCTCGAGGCCCTGGAACGTGAAGTGTCAGTACAGCAACAGATCGCAGCAGCTGCCCGCCGCCTGGCCTTGGCCCCAGAGCTGAGTGCTGAGCAGCGCCGGCGCCGGCGCCAGGTCCAGGCAGATGCACTGCGGAGGCTGCAcgagctggaggagcagcttgGGGACGTCAGAGCCCGCCTCGGTCTCCCGGTGCTCCCGCTGTCCACAGGGGCAGTTATCACCGCCCAGGGTGTCTGCCTGAGCACACGCCTCACTCAGCTCAGCCAAG AGGACGTAGTTCTGCACTCGGAGAGCAGCTCCCTCTCAGAGTCTGGGGCCAGCCATGAGAATG agGAGCCCCGTGGCTGCTTCCCTCTGACGGAGCGCCCCTCGCCACCCAAGGCCTGGGACCAGCTGCGGGCTGTATCTGGGGGCAGCCCTGAGCGGCGAACCCCATGGAAACCATCCCCGTCAGATCTTTACGGGGACCTAAAGAGCCGGCGGAACTCTGTGGCCAGCCCCACCAG CCCCACACGCTCTCTGCCCAGGAGTGCCTCCAGTTTTGAGGGGCGAAGTGTGCCTGCCACCCCTGTCCTCACCCGGGGCGCTGGCCCCCAGCTCTGCAA ACCTGAAGGCCTCCATTCTCGCCAGTGGTCGGGCAGCCAGGACTCCCAAATGGGCTTCCCCCGGGCGGAACCAGCCTCCGACCGCGCCTCCCTCTTCACAGCTCGTACCCGCCGCAGCAACAGCTCCGAGGCCCTGCTTGTAGACCGGGCAGCTGGGGGGGGAGCTGGCTCCCCACCTGCACCTCTGGCTCCCCCTGCCACTGGTCCCCCAGTCTGTAAAAGCAGCGAGGTGCTGTATGAGCGCCCCCAACCAgtccctgccttctcctcccGCACAGCTGGTCCCCCAGACCCTCCCAGGGCTGCCCGGCCAAGCTCAGCTGCCCCTGCCTCCCGCGGGCCCCCTCGGCTCCCACCTGTGTGTGGGGACTTCCTCTTGGACTATTCACTGGACCGAGGCCTGCCCCGTGGTGTTGGTGGGCCAGGCTGGGGGGAGCTGCTGCCTGCAGCTGAGGTCCCAGCATCCCTGTCCCGCCGGGATGGGCTCCTCACCATGCTCCCAGGCCCGCCACCTGTGTATGCAGCTGACGGCAGCAGCCCCCTCCTCCGCAGTAAGGACCCCCACACCCGTGCCACCCGCACCAAGCCCTGTGGCCTGCCCTTGGAGGCCGCCGAGGGTCCAGAGGTGCATCCAAACCCTCTGCTGTGGTTGCCCCCACCCACCCGCATCCCCACGGCTGGCGAGCGCAGCGGCCACAAGAACCTTGCTCTGGAGGGGCTGCGCGACTGGTACATCCGGAACTCGGGACTGGGCGCGGGGCCCCAACGCCGGTCTGTGCTCCCCCACATGGGCCCGCAACACCCGCCCTTCCTCCATGCCCGCTGCTATGAGGTGGGCCAGGCGCTGTATGGGGCCCCCAGCCAGGCACCCCTCCCACACTCGAGGAGTTTCACGGCGCCCCCTGTCTCCGGCAG ATACTACGCGGACTTCCTGTACCCCCCGGAGCTCAGCGCTCGTTTAAGTGACCTGACGCTAGAGGGGGAGCAGTCGTCCAGTTCTGACCCTCAAACCCCAGGGACACTGGTCTGA
- the TFE3 gene encoding transcription factor E3 isoform X1, translated as MSHAAEPARDGVEASAEGPRAVFVVLEERRPADSAQLLSLNSLLPESGIVADIELENVLDPDSFYELKSQPLPLRSSLPISLQATPATPATLSASSSAGGSRTPAMSSSSSRILLRQQLMRAQAQEQERRERREQAAASPFPGPAPASPAISVVGVSAGGHTLGRPPPAQVPREVLKVQTHLENPTRYHLQQARRQQVKQYLSTTLGPKLASQALTPPPGAASAQPLPAPEAAHATGPTGSAPNSPMALLTIGSSSEKEIDDVIDEIISLESSYNDEMLSYLPGGPAGLQLPSTLPVSGNLLDVYSSSQGVATPTITVSNSCPAELPNIKREISDPDHPHSLPETEAKALLKERQKKDNHNLIERRRRFNINDRIKELGTLIPKSSDPEMRWNKGTILKASVDYIRKLQKEQQRSKDLESRQRSLEQANRSLQLRIQELELQAQIHGLPVPPTPGLLSLATTSASESLKPEQLDVEEEGRPGTATFHAGEGPAQGTPHQQPPVPPSDALLDLHFPSDHLGDLGDPFHLGLTDILMEEEEGVGAGLSGGALSPLRAASDPLLSSVSPAVSKASSRRSSFSMEEES; from the exons ATGTCTCATGCAGCCGAGCCAGCTCGGGACGGCGTAGAGGCCAGCGCGGAGGGCCCTCGAGCCGTGTTCGTGGTGTTGGAAGAGCGCAGGCCGGCGGACTCGGCCCAGCTGCTCAG CCTGAACTCCTTGCTTCCGGAATCCGGGATTGTTGCTGACATCGAATTAGAAAACGTCCTTGATCCTGACAGCTTCTACGAGCTCAAAAGCCAGCCCCTACCACTACGCTCAAG CCTCCCAATATCACTGCAGGCCACACCGGCCACCCCAGCTACCCTGTCTGCATCATCTTCTGCAGGGGGCTCCCGGACCCCTGCCATGTCGTCATCTTCATCACGTATCTTGCTGCGGCAGCAGCTAATGCGGGCCCAGGCCCAGGAGCAGGAGAGGCGTGAACGTCGGGAACAGGCTGCAGCCTCTCCCTTCCCCGGTCCTGCACCTGCCTCTCCTGCCATATCTGTGGTCGGCGTCTCTGCTGGGGGCCACACATTGGGCCGTCCTCCCCCTGCTCAGGTGCCCAGGGAGGTGCTCAAG GTACAGACCCATCTGGAGAACCCAACACGCTACCACCTACAGCAGGCGCGCCGGCAGCAGGTGAAACAGTACCTGTCCACCACACTTGGGCCCAAGCTGGCTTCCCAGGCCCTCACCCCACCACCGGGGGCTGCTAGTGCCCAGCCGCTCCCTGCTCCCGAGGCCGCCCATGCTACTGGCCCCACAGGCAGCGCCCCTAACAGCCCCATGGCGCTACTCACCATCGGGTCCAGCTCAGAGAAAGAG ATTGATGATGTCATTGATGAGATCATTAGCCTGGAGTCCAGTTACAACGATGAGATGCTCAGCTATCTGCCTGGAGGTCCTGCGGGGCTGCAGCTCCCCAGCACG cTGCCTGTGTCAGGGAACCTGCTGGATGTGTACAGTAGCAGTCAGGGCGTGGCCACGCCCACCATCACTGTCAGCAACTCCTGCCCAGCTGAGCTGCCCAACATCAAACGGGAGATCTCTG ACCCTGACCACCCCCACTCTCTTCCAGAGACGGAAGCCAAGGCTCTTCTGAAGGAACGGCAGAAGAAGGACAATCACAACCTAA TTGAACGTCGCAGGCGATTCAACATTAACGACAGGATCAAGGAGCTGGGCACCCTCATCCCCAAGTCCAGTGACCC GGAGATGCGCTGGAATAAGGGCACCATCCTGAAAGCCTCTGTGGATTATATCCGCAAGTTGCAGAAGGAGCAGCAGCGCTCCAAGGACCTAGAGAGCCGGCAGCGGTCCCTGGAGCAAGCCAACCGCAGCCTGCAGCTCCGGATTCAG GAGCTGGAACTGCAGGCCCAGATCCATGGTTTGCCggtccctcccaccccagggctgcTCTCCCTGGCCACAACTTCAGCCTCTGAGAGCCTCAAGCCAGAGCAACTGGATGTTGAGGAGGAGGGGAGGCCAGGCACAGCGACGTTTCATGCAGGGGAGGGGCCTGCTCAGGGTACTCCCCATCAGCAGCCCCCAGTGCCACCCTCGGATGCCCTTCTGGACCTGCACTTTCCCAGTGACCACCTGGGGGATCTGGGGGACCCCTTCCACCTGGGGCTGACGGACATtctgatggaggaggaggagggggtgggggcgggactGTCAGGGGGTGCCCTGTCCCCCCTGCGGGCTGCCTCTGACCCACTACTCTCTTCGGTGTCCCCCGCTGTCTCCAAGGCCAGCAGCCGCCGCAGCAGCTTCAGCATGGAGGAGGAGTCCTGA
- the TFE3 gene encoding transcription factor E3 isoform X2, producing MSHAAEPARDGVEASAEGPRAVFVVLEERRPADSAQLLSLNSLLPESGIVADIELENVLDPDSFYELKSQPLPLRSSLPISLQATPATPATLSASSSAGGSRTPAMSSSSSRILLRQQLMRAQAQEQERRERREQAAASPFPGPAPASPAISVVGVSAGGHTLGRPPPAQVPREVLKVQTHLENPTRYHLQQARRQQVKQYLSTTLGPKLASQALTPPPGAASAQPLPAPEAAHATGPTGSAPNSPMALLTIGSSSEKEIDDVIDEIISLESSYNDEMLSYLPGGPAGLQLPSTLPVSGNLLDVYSSSQGVATPTITVSNSCPAELPNIKREISETEAKALLKERQKKDNHNLIERRRRFNINDRIKELGTLIPKSSDPEMRWNKGTILKASVDYIRKLQKEQQRSKDLESRQRSLEQANRSLQLRIQELELQAQIHGLPVPPTPGLLSLATTSASESLKPEQLDVEEEGRPGTATFHAGEGPAQGTPHQQPPVPPSDALLDLHFPSDHLGDLGDPFHLGLTDILMEEEEGVGAGLSGGALSPLRAASDPLLSSVSPAVSKASSRRSSFSMEEES from the exons ATGTCTCATGCAGCCGAGCCAGCTCGGGACGGCGTAGAGGCCAGCGCGGAGGGCCCTCGAGCCGTGTTCGTGGTGTTGGAAGAGCGCAGGCCGGCGGACTCGGCCCAGCTGCTCAG CCTGAACTCCTTGCTTCCGGAATCCGGGATTGTTGCTGACATCGAATTAGAAAACGTCCTTGATCCTGACAGCTTCTACGAGCTCAAAAGCCAGCCCCTACCACTACGCTCAAG CCTCCCAATATCACTGCAGGCCACACCGGCCACCCCAGCTACCCTGTCTGCATCATCTTCTGCAGGGGGCTCCCGGACCCCTGCCATGTCGTCATCTTCATCACGTATCTTGCTGCGGCAGCAGCTAATGCGGGCCCAGGCCCAGGAGCAGGAGAGGCGTGAACGTCGGGAACAGGCTGCAGCCTCTCCCTTCCCCGGTCCTGCACCTGCCTCTCCTGCCATATCTGTGGTCGGCGTCTCTGCTGGGGGCCACACATTGGGCCGTCCTCCCCCTGCTCAGGTGCCCAGGGAGGTGCTCAAG GTACAGACCCATCTGGAGAACCCAACACGCTACCACCTACAGCAGGCGCGCCGGCAGCAGGTGAAACAGTACCTGTCCACCACACTTGGGCCCAAGCTGGCTTCCCAGGCCCTCACCCCACCACCGGGGGCTGCTAGTGCCCAGCCGCTCCCTGCTCCCGAGGCCGCCCATGCTACTGGCCCCACAGGCAGCGCCCCTAACAGCCCCATGGCGCTACTCACCATCGGGTCCAGCTCAGAGAAAGAG ATTGATGATGTCATTGATGAGATCATTAGCCTGGAGTCCAGTTACAACGATGAGATGCTCAGCTATCTGCCTGGAGGTCCTGCGGGGCTGCAGCTCCCCAGCACG cTGCCTGTGTCAGGGAACCTGCTGGATGTGTACAGTAGCAGTCAGGGCGTGGCCACGCCCACCATCACTGTCAGCAACTCCTGCCCAGCTGAGCTGCCCAACATCAAACGGGAGATCTCTG AGACGGAAGCCAAGGCTCTTCTGAAGGAACGGCAGAAGAAGGACAATCACAACCTAA TTGAACGTCGCAGGCGATTCAACATTAACGACAGGATCAAGGAGCTGGGCACCCTCATCCCCAAGTCCAGTGACCC GGAGATGCGCTGGAATAAGGGCACCATCCTGAAAGCCTCTGTGGATTATATCCGCAAGTTGCAGAAGGAGCAGCAGCGCTCCAAGGACCTAGAGAGCCGGCAGCGGTCCCTGGAGCAAGCCAACCGCAGCCTGCAGCTCCGGATTCAG GAGCTGGAACTGCAGGCCCAGATCCATGGTTTGCCggtccctcccaccccagggctgcTCTCCCTGGCCACAACTTCAGCCTCTGAGAGCCTCAAGCCAGAGCAACTGGATGTTGAGGAGGAGGGGAGGCCAGGCACAGCGACGTTTCATGCAGGGGAGGGGCCTGCTCAGGGTACTCCCCATCAGCAGCCCCCAGTGCCACCCTCGGATGCCCTTCTGGACCTGCACTTTCCCAGTGACCACCTGGGGGATCTGGGGGACCCCTTCCACCTGGGGCTGACGGACATtctgatggaggaggaggagggggtgggggcgggactGTCAGGGGGTGCCCTGTCCCCCCTGCGGGCTGCCTCTGACCCACTACTCTCTTCGGTGTCCCCCGCTGTCTCCAAGGCCAGCAGCCGCCGCAGCAGCTTCAGCATGGAGGAGGAGTCCTGA
- the TFE3 gene encoding transcription factor E3 isoform X3, giving the protein MSSSSSRILLRQQLMRAQAQEQERRERREQAAASPFPGPAPASPAISVVGVSAGGHTLGRPPPAQVPREVLKVQTHLENPTRYHLQQARRQQVKQYLSTTLGPKLASQALTPPPGAASAQPLPAPEAAHATGPTGSAPNSPMALLTIGSSSEKEIDDVIDEIISLESSYNDEMLSYLPGGPAGLQLPSTLPVSGNLLDVYSSSQGVATPTITVSNSCPAELPNIKREISDPDHPHSLPETEAKALLKERQKKDNHNLIERRRRFNINDRIKELGTLIPKSSDPEMRWNKGTILKASVDYIRKLQKEQQRSKDLESRQRSLEQANRSLQLRIQELELQAQIHGLPVPPTPGLLSLATTSASESLKPEQLDVEEEGRPGTATFHAGEGPAQGTPHQQPPVPPSDALLDLHFPSDHLGDLGDPFHLGLTDILMEEEEGVGAGLSGGALSPLRAASDPLLSSVSPAVSKASSRRSSFSMEEES; this is encoded by the exons ATGTCGTCATCTTCATCACGTATCTTGCTGCGGCAGCAGCTAATGCGGGCCCAGGCCCAGGAGCAGGAGAGGCGTGAACGTCGGGAACAGGCTGCAGCCTCTCCCTTCCCCGGTCCTGCACCTGCCTCTCCTGCCATATCTGTGGTCGGCGTCTCTGCTGGGGGCCACACATTGGGCCGTCCTCCCCCTGCTCAGGTGCCCAGGGAGGTGCTCAAG GTACAGACCCATCTGGAGAACCCAACACGCTACCACCTACAGCAGGCGCGCCGGCAGCAGGTGAAACAGTACCTGTCCACCACACTTGGGCCCAAGCTGGCTTCCCAGGCCCTCACCCCACCACCGGGGGCTGCTAGTGCCCAGCCGCTCCCTGCTCCCGAGGCCGCCCATGCTACTGGCCCCACAGGCAGCGCCCCTAACAGCCCCATGGCGCTACTCACCATCGGGTCCAGCTCAGAGAAAGAG ATTGATGATGTCATTGATGAGATCATTAGCCTGGAGTCCAGTTACAACGATGAGATGCTCAGCTATCTGCCTGGAGGTCCTGCGGGGCTGCAGCTCCCCAGCACG cTGCCTGTGTCAGGGAACCTGCTGGATGTGTACAGTAGCAGTCAGGGCGTGGCCACGCCCACCATCACTGTCAGCAACTCCTGCCCAGCTGAGCTGCCCAACATCAAACGGGAGATCTCTG ACCCTGACCACCCCCACTCTCTTCCAGAGACGGAAGCCAAGGCTCTTCTGAAGGAACGGCAGAAGAAGGACAATCACAACCTAA TTGAACGTCGCAGGCGATTCAACATTAACGACAGGATCAAGGAGCTGGGCACCCTCATCCCCAAGTCCAGTGACCC GGAGATGCGCTGGAATAAGGGCACCATCCTGAAAGCCTCTGTGGATTATATCCGCAAGTTGCAGAAGGAGCAGCAGCGCTCCAAGGACCTAGAGAGCCGGCAGCGGTCCCTGGAGCAAGCCAACCGCAGCCTGCAGCTCCGGATTCAG GAGCTGGAACTGCAGGCCCAGATCCATGGTTTGCCggtccctcccaccccagggctgcTCTCCCTGGCCACAACTTCAGCCTCTGAGAGCCTCAAGCCAGAGCAACTGGATGTTGAGGAGGAGGGGAGGCCAGGCACAGCGACGTTTCATGCAGGGGAGGGGCCTGCTCAGGGTACTCCCCATCAGCAGCCCCCAGTGCCACCCTCGGATGCCCTTCTGGACCTGCACTTTCCCAGTGACCACCTGGGGGATCTGGGGGACCCCTTCCACCTGGGGCTGACGGACATtctgatggaggaggaggagggggtgggggcgggactGTCAGGGGGTGCCCTGTCCCCCCTGCGGGCTGCCTCTGACCCACTACTCTCTTCGGTGTCCCCCGCTGTCTCCAAGGCCAGCAGCCGCCGCAGCAGCTTCAGCATGGAGGAGGAGTCCTGA